One Setaria viridis chromosome 5, Setaria_viridis_v4.0, whole genome shotgun sequence genomic region harbors:
- the LOC117854705 gene encoding transcription factor GTE4, with the protein MPRSTRPPPGFFDESSHPRRRTDAPSSGGGAGGAPVGLESGAGRGILPRPSMKPQNPPVSRPKRPPPGFFDESRHLRRRTDAPSSGSGAGGAPVELEPGGGRGNLPRPNMKRPPPDSFDESRHPRQRAAADTDAPSSGGGAGRCRDLSRAFGRCRALLDRLLRDEDGWIFAAPVDARALRLRDYYTVIADPMDLGTVLRRLERRRYADPPAFAADVRLTFSNAKSYNNPGDPVYESADELSGIFEDGWASIQAELPPPPPTDAERKLKFRDDLKGLPVAAQRTVAGFLKERGACQLEKRGKLEVDLGKADAATLDELDRVVAKHRAADSDVVAPSPECRNHERGQTEGPSPKS; encoded by the exons ATGCCGCGCTCAACGCGCCCGCCGCCTGGCTTTTTCGACGAGTCCAGCcacccgcggcggcggacggacgCTCCGTCTtccggaggcggcgcggggggaGCTCCGGTAGGGTTAGAGTCGGGAGCCGGCCGAGGAATTCTCCCTCGCCCAAGCATGAAACCGCAAAACCCGCCGGTGTCGCGCCCCAAGCGCCCGCCGCCTGGATTTTTCGACGAGTCCAGGCacctgcggcggcggacggACGCTCCGTCTTCTGGAAGCGGCGCGGGGGGAGCTCCGGTAGAGTTAGAGCCGGGAGGCGGCCGAGGAAATCTCCCTCGCCCAAACATGAAGCGCCCGCCGCCTGACTCTTTCGACGAGTCCAGGCACccgcggcagcgggcggcggcggacacgGACGCCCCGTCTtccggaggcggcgcgggccgcTGCCGCGATCTCAGCCGCGCGTTCGGGCGCTGCCGCGCGCTCCTGGACCGCCTGCTGCGGGACGAGGACGGCTGGATATTCGCGGCCCCCGTGGACGCGcgcgccctccgcctccgcgactACTACACCGTCATCGCCGACCCCATGGACCTCGGCACcgtgctccgccgcctcgaGCGCCGCCGCTACGCCGACCCGCCCGCGTTCGCCGCCGACGTCCGCCTGACGTTCAGCAACGCCAAGTCCTACAACAACCCGGGCGACCCCGTGTACGAGAGCGCCGACGAGCTCTCCGGGATCTTCGAGGACGGCTGGGCCTCCATCCAAGCAGAGCTcccgcccccaccgccgacGGACGCCGAGCGCAAGCTGAAGTTCAGAGACGACCTGAAGGGGCTGCCGGTGGCCGCGCAGCGGACCGTGGCCGGGTTCCTGAAGGAGCGGGGTGCGTGCCAGCTGGAGAAGAGGGGGAAACTCGAGGTTGATCTGGGCAAGGCGGATGCCGCGACGCTGGATGAGCTTGACCGAGTGGTTGCCAAGCATCGCGCCGCTGATTCGGACGTGGTTGCCCCGAGCCCCGAATGCAG GAACCATGAGCGTGGTCAAACTGAAGGACCAAGCCCCAAAAGCTAA
- the LOC117858488 gene encoding U3 small nucleolar RNA-associated protein 5, producing MDMQEKTIPAQQGKEKKKESAKKRGRARARSSSVLDSTNDTVINEEMPEYNLDGPTIGEKLATLDLINRDNERKGTEEQTLAMALPSADSVHILLKQALRADDNMSLLTCLYNRDEKVIAKSISLLTPADVVKLLKFFVLQIQSRGAVLVCLLPWLQTLLSQHMSSIVSQESSLSLLNSLYQLIDARTSTFKSALQLSTTLDYLFSEIADDEADDEEVAPPIIYEDKDTDDEESEADAMETDGEEAEELGDVTDASEHSDGSEIMSD from the exons ATGGATATGCAAGAGAAAacaattcctgctcaacaaggaaaggaaaagaaaaaagaaagtgcAAAGAAAAGAGGGAGAGCAAGGGCGAGGTCATCATCTGTTTTGGATTCTACTAATG ACACAGTCATCAATGAGGAAATGCCAGAGTACAATCTTGATGGACCTACTATTGGGGAAAAACTAGCAACTCTGGATTTGATCAATAGAGATAATGAAAGGAAGGGCACTGAAGAGCAAACACTGGCTATGGCACTACCAAGTGCAGATTCAGTCCATATTTTGCTCAAGCAAGCTCTGCGTGCTGATGATAACATGTCATTGCTAACTTGCTTGTACAATAGAGATGAAAAG GTTATCGCAAAATCTATATCACTCCTAACACCAGCAGATGTTGTAAAGCTTCTCAAGTTCTTCGTACTGCAAATACAATCTAG GGGCGCAGTATTGGTTTGTTTACTTCCATGGCTGCAAACTTTACTTAGTCAACACATGAGCAGCATAGTGTCCCAGGAGTCTTCTCTGTCCTTGCTCAACTCGCTCTACCAG CTTATTGATGCAAGAACATCAACATTCAAGTCAGCACTTCAACTCTCTACAACCCTAGATTACCTTTTCAGCGAG ATTGCTGATGATGAagctgatgatgaagaggtagCACCACCAATAATTTATGAGGACAAGGACACTGATGATGAAGAGTCTGAAGCCGATGCAATGGAAACTGATGGGGAAGAGGCTGAAGAGCTAGGGGATGTTACTGATGCCTCTGAGCATTCCGATGGAAGTGAGATCATGAGTGACTGA
- the LOC117858487 gene encoding malate dehydrogenase, mitochondrial, with translation MRPSMMRSAAQLARRRSYSAASGQPERKVAILGAAGGIGQPLALLMKLNPLVSSLSLYDLAGTPGVAADVSHINTPALVKGFTGEDQLGEALEGSDVVIIPAGVPRKPGMTRDDLFNINAGIVKNLSAAIAKYCPNALVNMISNPVNSTVPIAAEVFKKAGTYDEKRLFGVTTLDVVRAKTFYAGKANVPVTDVNVPVVGGHAGITILPLFSQATPATNALSHEDIKALTKRTQDGGTEVVEAKAGKGSATLSMAYAGAVFADACLKGLNGVPDVVECSFVQSTVTELPFFASKVRLGKNGVEEVLGLGELSDFEKEGLENLKGELKSSIEKGIKFAHAN, from the exons ATGAGGCCGTCGATGATGAGATCCGCCGCccagctcgcccgccgccgcagctacTCCGCCGCCTCCGGGCAGCCTGAGCGGAAGGTGGCCATcctcggcgcggccggcggcatcGGGCAGCCGCTGGCGCTCCTCATGAAGCTCAACCCGCTCGTCTCCTCCCTCTCGCTCTACGATCTCGCCGGCACCCCCGGTGTCGCCGCCGACGTCTCCCACATCAACACCCCCGCACTG GTGAAGGGGTTCACGGGGGAGGACCAGCTCGGGGAGGCGCTGGAGGGCTCCGACGTGGTCATCATCCCGGCCGGCGTGCCGAGGAAGCCCGGTATGACCAGGGACGACCTCTTCAACATCAACGCTGGCATCGTTAAGAACCTcagcgccgccatcgccaaGTACTGCCCCAAT GCCCTTGTGAACATGATCAGCAACCCTGTGAATTCAACTGTACCAATTGCTGCTGAGGTTTTCAAGAAGGCTGGGACTTATGATGAGAAGAGGTTGTTTGGCGTGACCACCCTAGATGTTGTTCGTGCTAAGACTTTCTATGCTGGGAAGGCCAATGTACCAGTTACCG ATGTGAACGTTCCTGTTGTTGGTGGTCATGCGGGTATTACCATTCTGCCACTGTTCTCACAG GCAACCCCTGCAACCAATGCATTGTCTCATGAAGACATCAAGGCTCTCACCAAGAGGACACAGGATGGCGGGACTGAAGTTGTTGAGGCAAAGGCTGGAAAGGGCTCTGCAACCTTGTCAATGGC GTATGCTGGTGCGGTTTTTGCTGATGCATGCTTAAAGGGTCTCAATGGAGTTCCTGATGTTGTGGAGTGCTCCTTTGTGCAGTCAACAGTAACAGAGCTTCCATTCTTTGCCTCTAAG GTGAGGCTTGGGAAGAATGGAGTCGAGGAAGTGCTTGGATTGGGTGAGCTGTCGGACTTTGAGAAGGAAGGGCTCGAGAACCTCAAGGGTGAGCTCAAATCTTCAATTGAGAAGGGTATCAAGTTTGCACATGCGAACTAG